Part of the Candoia aspera isolate rCanAsp1 chromosome 1, rCanAsp1.hap2, whole genome shotgun sequence genome, TGGAATAGCTCACTGTTAGCAGCAGTAAATTTATACTAAGTAACTAGACAGAGCATTATTCTAGGTCACTACAAGGCAGGACAGGGAGTGGGAGAAATGTGGGATCAGCTTTAAGTGTCATAGCTAGCAACTTCAATCTGGATCTTCCTAGTTTTCCTCTAACTTTCTAACCGCTATAATTTAATGACTCTGTGCTTAAAGGCAAAGTCATGGGATCAACATCCTCTGCATATTTACATGTAGATCCTGAACACCACTCTTTAGAATAGAACTGGATGGAGGGGGAAATGGAGGCAGTAGTTATGGCAATTATTAATTACACTGTAACCCATAtcctccaggcaaaaatgggcatgatcaaaaacaaagatggcaaggacctaacagaagaagaagagatcaagaaaagatggcaagaatatacagaagtcctgtataggaaggataacaatatcggggatagctttgacggtgtagtcggtgagctagagccagacatcctgaagagtgaggtagaatgggccttaagaagcattgctaattacaaggcagcaggagatgatggcatcccagctgaactgttcaaaatcttgcaagatgatgctgtcaaggtaatgcatgctatatgccagcaaatttggaaaacacaagaatggccatcagactggaaaaaatcaacttatatccccataccaaaaaaaggaaacactaaagaatgttcaaactatcgaacagtggcactcatttcacatgccagtaaggtaatgctcaagatcctgcaaggtagacttcagcagttcatggagcgagaattgccagatgtacaagctggctttagaaaaggcagaggaactcgggaccaaattgccaatatccgctggataatggaaaaaaacagggagtttcagaaaaaatctatttctgttttactgactattctaaagcctttgactgtgtggaccataacaaattgtggcaagttcttagtggtatggggataccaagtcatcttgtatgcctcctgaagaatctgtataacaaccaagtagcaacagtaagaacagaccacggaacaacggactggtttaagattgggaaaggagtacggcagggctgtatactctcaccctacctattcaacttgtacgcagaacacatcatgcgacatgctgggcttgaggaatccaaggctggagttcaaatcgctggaggaaacattaacaatctcagatatgcagatgataccactttggtggctgaaagcgaagaggaactgaggagccttatgatgaaggtgaaagaagaaagtgcaaaagctggcttgcagctaaacctcaaaaaagccaagattatggcaaccagcttgattgataactggcaaatagagggagaaaatgtagaagcagtgaaagactttgtctttctaggtgcgaagattactgcagatgctgactgcagtcaggaaatcagaagacgcttaatccttgggagaagagcaatgacaaatctcgataaaatagttaagagcagagacatcacactgacaacaaaggcccgcatagttaaagcaatggtgttccccgtagcgagagctggaccgtaaggaaggctgagggaaggaagatcgatgcttttgaactgtggtgttggaggaaaattctgagagtgccttggactgcaagaagatcaaaccagtccatcctccaggaaataaagccagactgctcacttgacggaacgatattaaaggcaaaaccgaagtacactggccacataatgagaagacaggacaccctggagaagatgctgatgctagggagagtggaaggcaaaaggaagaggggccgggcaagggcaaggtggatggatgatattctagaggtgacggactcatccctgggggagctgggggtgttgacgactgacaggaagctctggcgtgggctggtccatgaagtcacaaagaatcggaagcgactaaacaaataaacaacaaacaacccatatccatgttgttgtttttcttgaaaACTCTTTCATTTTAGCTCTGCTACTTATCCCTAATGATTTCTCTTCAGACAGTTTCTATTGGCTATATCTTCCAACCACCTCACATCCCAGGCTTTTTTGTCCTATGCTTAATATCCAAGTTAGCTTGTAGCCATTTCTCCATCTTCTCATACAAGTTTTCAGTAATATGAAACTGGATAAGCATATGTTtaaatcttcattttaaaaatcagtgttttGATGAAACAGAACATCCTTTCAAGCCTGGTAACGAGGGGCTTATCTCTAAATGTCTGAAATAACCAAATCAGTTCTGGAgtagatactgtatattcttaaCTCTCTCCACTTGTACTTCTTATACTCTGCCTTGAGAGGAACTTCTACTGGTATGCATGTCATTCATGCTGCAAGAAATATCAGGATATGGCCATCATTGTTCAGAGCATATACTTTAGCCATgctgatatataaataaaaccccACAGCCTTCAATGGGATTCATCTCCCAGTAAGTATTTTTAGGTTTGCGGATTCCACATGTCACAGTGTGATGGggtgtttttggttttttgaagTGGAGGTGACTTGTTTTGCAAGGGTGGCagctgacacagaaaaacaagacagTGGAGGCTTCTATGCTTTTTACTATATACAGTGACAATATTTACACCAGGCATTTACAACAGGTATATACAGCGCGGTCCTGGTGTTCACCCGGTGTCAGGTGTCCTCCTAGGTCTCCCTCCCAGAGACTCTCCCCCTCCAGCTCTCCTGCCTCTTCCCCCTTTCCCTCTGTCTCCCTCCCCCGTTCTGGGCTTGACGAGAGAGATGGTGAAAAGAAGGGAATGGGCTGGGATTTACTGTCGTGTGCTCAGCGTGGCTTGACTTTCTCCTGCTCAGCCGAACACCTACTGCTTCTCCGTGgggggaagaacctctctcagggtcttctgcccagtccttccccagagaccaggCTTCTCCACCAACAGCCGATCCatcccctccttcccctctggGGTCATGGGTGAAGCTGCCTCCTGCAGCCAGCCAGGTCCCTCCTTCCCGTTCTTGGGTGGAGCTCTCGTCCCTCTGGGTCTCTACTGcccttcttccagggaagccacccCTGGACCTTCTCCCGTCCCAACCAGGAACCAGCAAGTGCTCTGCACGCTTACTGTAACTTCTCTCTCCAAAttttctctccagccactccATTCACTCCATACACaaacttttttcccttctccttctctccctctctccaattTTCAGTCAGACtggcagcatgtcccccagcagCTGAGGAGATGGGTGTCCCCTCCCCCAATACCTGTATACCAGGCAGGGCCAATGGGGTTGCTGTCTCACAATCTCCCGACggcagccaggtcagctcatcagcccttgtgacagcacagctgcccttcaagaCCAGAACTGAGCTGCTTTTCCCTTTTCACTCACTCCAGCGGCTGGCCCACaccagcagaacagcagccatGCCAGGCCACTAAAACCCATATGCCACACCACAGAGTTGGTCATACAAGATTCCAATCCTGACTGTCAGTTTTTCAAGACTTTCCCAGATTCTGAGAGGCGTGTGAATTGGCATTGGGTGACCTCTGCTTCCAAAGCACATTCTTGCTGGTTTCTCTGCATTTCACCACCTACTGCTCTTGAACATTTAAAGGGCACCTTGACACCTCCTCTGGTGTAATTAGAAGTGCCAGCAAGAGGTCCCAGTGAGATAACCCCCTTCCTGAGCTGTAAAGCTGCACTGCATGTAGAACAATTATTGGAAGCAGAGGAGATGGTTTCTATGCTGTCATCTCGCTGTTTTGCTAAACAGACAGAGGGAGGTGGAACCAAGTCCAACCTAATTAAAGATAATTACTGTTCATCCTCAGGAACTGTAAGAGATTCTACTTCCTTGTTCATTAATAGTCATCAGGTGACATACATACCCTGCTGGCATCCAGGCAGAGTGGAACAGGCTTGAGTGCATAAATGCCAAGACAGATTGGTGCCTGAGATGGCTTCCAGACAGGGCTGGCACAAGCATCATCAGTTTAATCTATCCTTTTCTCTTCCCAAGATCCAACGTTTTATTTTGCAGCCTTTTTTTGATGCTTGATTTCTTTTACACTCATTTAATTAtgcagcttcatttttttaaaaaaaatgatcagtATAAATTCCTGTAGAGATTCAGAAGTTGCCATTGATGAAAGCTTGATGATTATTTTCAGAAGCAATATTTAAAGCTGCCTatacatttcaataaataaatattttcttaaagGTGAGCTTATCAAAGCGATCTGGCAAAAATATGCCTTCCGTATCTTCCAAATGCTCTACATTTCTAGGATATGTTTTGTagaatttctatttcttttcctcctttgtaggttttttttaatatttgcatagCATATCTGAGTAGTTGAAATTGGCCTGCTCACTTCTTAGAAAGAAACTTTGAAtaataagtttatttatttgtgatgAAGCCCAGTCATGCAACTGTCACATTCTTGCTGAATTTAGCTAGCCTGGTCATTTTACTGGTATAAATTAAGACCTACAGTGAGTCAGGGTTGTAACCGCAGCACATCATTTGGTGAGCAGTCTATAATTTACAATGATTATCTGAATAAAATACAAGGTAGATGTATCTCTAAATGTGCATTTTGGACCCTTTCACAAGACTGCATCATACAGGCCTGGGCTTCTCCAACCTGCAGTCCTCTAGATGTGCCAACCCACAGTTCCCTTCATCCCCAGCTGGcatgagggcaccaggttggaaaaaacTATGGCAACCTAAATGTGTCAGCTAAGTGTGTTGAATCCATATACAAGGGCAGTGAGATCTGGAATGTGACCACCTACCAGAGTAGGTCACTTGTGTGACACAGCATTCAAGCATACTTCCAAAAAAAGACCACCACCAATCGCGGGTCTACCTCGCCCTTTCCACgccgaaagaaaaaaaaaaacggaTTAATTGTCGAGTGCTTCTTATTTACAACGTGTGAATTATTGCACGGGAAAGTGCCATGACACTGACTATAAAAAGCATTTTGTAAATGTTAGCTTTCTGGatacagagcaaaaaaaaaaaaaaggctgggagAGAGAGGCGTGATTCTTATAACCTCACGCAGGAGACTGGAAGAGATCAACTCGGTATTTTACCGAAGAATTAAACGAGCCAGATTTAAGAAAAGATACACCCGCACGTTCCAACCTCAGAACGTTGGTTCGACGTGGGCGGCGACAGTCCTAAGCCGCGCCCCCGGGCGTTTCTTTTTGCCCCTCCTCCTCCCACAGAGAAAAGGAAGCTCCTATCAGCTGAGTGGAAACCGAGATAAAATCCTGCCCCTCCGGAGGCTGGGTTGGCTGTTTGCTTGGTCCCGTAGCAACGCTTCTCGTTATCCTAGCAACCGGCTTGGCGGCCCTGCAATCCGGTGGGTTGGTGCAGCCGGAGGCGCCTCGGTCGGATCTGCTCGGAGAGGACGGAACTTTGCAATTTGGGGGCCCGTGGCGACTGTTCGGTTGTAAGAAGTCTTTGAGATTTAGGGTCACCACCCATGAAAGGGAAATAAAGGCATATAACTGAATAGGATGCTATAGGCAGCCAGAAGAAATTGGAAGCACCttttccttattattattattattagagaaTTTTTGGTGTTCCTTTTAGATCATAAGCAAATAGGTATTAGGGGCAGCTTTTCTCCCAGATACAAAATCAAATCTTTGCAGCCAGTGGCTATATTCTCACCCCTGCTTATAAACTatataactatggtttattgaattaaaTTCAGTAATTTAATTCCCCATTTTAGGAATTCTTACTTCCCCCAGAAACTAACCACAcagttcacacaacctgctaagctAAAGTGTGGCTGACTGCTTTGTGGTTCAGTGTCTTATAGCCAATATTGATTACCACCAGGATAATAATCACCAACTTCTAAAATAGTACATACTTGCAATTATTGGATGTTGAAGCACCTTCTTCATCCACAAGCATTCATTTGAAGCCCAGAAGTTCATTTGACTTCTTAATTAATAGGGAGGGATGGTTGTATGTATAAAAAGCTATCTGTAAGTGCCAGGTAATAGTCTACTTCAGAATTACTTTTGGTTTGATACTTTCTTGGTGTGTGCATTTAGTGCTGGAATTATGGTGGAAAAGCCAGAAAGTCCCTAACTAGATTCTTACTCTTCCCCTCTGATTCCACTCTTCCTCAGCCTAATTGAAGTATACTGTCCCAGCTTTTCAAACCCATTACCTGACATAGTTGTCACAAAACTAAACTTACCATGTGTATATCaacattttttgtatttgtttaataGGGCAGCTACTAAATAGTGTAGTGATGTGTAGTATGGATAGTTTAAGAAGCAACACTGTGGAGTTACTGAATGtaagagctggaaggggccttgAAATTCATTTagggcaatgtttttcaaacttggcaactttaggatgtggggacttcatctcccagaattccccagccagcagaattctgggagttgaagtccacacatcttaaacttgccaagtttgaaaaacattgatctagtCCAGCATCCTTCCCAGTCAGGAATCCATTACttaaaaacagaatttattaTCACTCATTATTATGCTTCTGAAAACTATGGTTTTGATGCTGTTTCATAAGATAGAATTTATATTCTGTTTAGTTCTCTCCAACCTGGTATCCTCTAGTTGTCTGATATCTTTCATCTGGTGGACAGATGAAATTCTCCAAATCATGTTGTGGATTAATTCTAGTGGATTTCTGGCTTCTTTTCAGAAGTTGTCCCCCTGAAGCTACTGGATGAAATGCTTCAGGAAAATTATCTTGACATGTAGAAGTTCGGGTTTTTTTTATATTAGTTTAATTATTAAATCAATggcctatgtatttatttatcagatgtcTGTCTCAGCACAATCACAAAAGACTCTTGTAGCTAATCCATGTATAAATTACAAAGATTGGGAAATTACAATTGGTAGGAATCTCACTATCTCTTGTTTTAACAATAACTTTGCAGTATAGGTAACTAAGATACAGAGCAGGTAGAAGGGAGCATATATTATTAGTATTAATTAATATCACAGTGTCTCAATGTGCCACAGTATCTCACCGTGCAAACCAGAGGtcattaaaaaaatgctgaaagcaTTTCTGGATGCTGCAGTCATGCCCAGCATTTTAATTTCCCCAGAAGAGTGTTGATGTTTGGCTGAGGATGCTTTGTGTAAGAAGAGTATATTTTGCAACCCTGATTGCACTAATGCTAGgctatttattatataataatataatgtggAGAGGATGTAGCTCACTAGTAAGCTGCTCAACTATGTTATCTTTTGAAGATATGAGAAGAATTTTACTGCATTTCCATATCTGAATCTAAAGGCTGGAATAACGGGGGGTGATACTCTCTCCACTCTTTGGCAGGACTATACACTACGTGCAGTGTGGGATGATACCAGTTAGTACATAATTGTCTGTCTACCTATGGATGCAGATGAATATGAACCCAAGAAAAGTGCAAGAGAATTTACTTCTGTATTTAAAGGATAAGGAAACGAAGAAATAGAACTCCAGTGATAATATATAATTGTCACATTCTGAAGATCTGTGAATTAGTTCAGTGTCATAAATGACTCACCGCAAAACTTGGCACATTTTAGTTCCCCCAACATTTGATCATAGAATTGATTCAAGGCTTGGAGATAAAGCAACAGCATCTTTGTTCTGTTACATTTATGATCACACTGAATATTTACTCAGGATAGAATGAGACACATGtgatttctaaaaacaaaaatacattttagagcGCTGTGACCCTAAATTTCAAGAACACTATGATTTTACTATATACTCAGGTCATTGGTTCTCTGAAGAGAGTTTTTAGTGAGGAAATGCTTGACATTTGGCAATaagtttttttaagttttacaaatataatctaacCACGGCAGGCCCACAAActgtgaaattttatttttaatattaatcatCAAATTAatgcacaatatttttttaacaggATGTTCTTTTTATCCAAAGCACCTGTGCAAATTCTGCTTTCTGTCagtatccaatagaagagactatttgtagctcagtgttgaagtgtggagtccttggtgctctctgagcttggttgtttgcttgcagacatttcactacctGACTAGGTACcgtcatcagtgcgagtgagtgtggggtttgctccctgtttatatacagttgcctgccctgccagtgttggtgggggtgtggttttctccttggtagttccttgattagggtgttgttttctgcttgattgtttgtctggtgttaatccctgctgatctgggtgtgggctgctggagaggatgtgttctggtctttttgtttccttcttagctttcttattgtctcttttgaatggtgtgtaaatgttacCCTAATCATGGTGTGTAAATGTTACCCTAAATCAACCTCAGATTGTCATACCAGAGGGTTAGGATGGAATGGAATTGGACTCGTTTTAAAAAAAGTGGATTAGAACACCTAAAGTGTTACATATATTACATCATGTGAATGGCCTCCATGGACCTTTTACTTTTtaagcagaatatttatttaattgtgcTTATTTATGTGATGTGTGCGTGAGTCATTTCCTATAATTATTTCATCTTTAATAGACATTAAAAAGCTCAAGAGAAGACAAAGCAAAATTCTGATGTAAACAACTTACAGTTCTTGAATATTTTTACATGCAGAggagttgactcaataaaataaTTTGCCACGTTAATATCTGCATTGATGGAGCTACTTATTGCCTGTACCATACTAAAGGTTTAAATAAATGCAGCTATAAAGGATTTCCCCAACTTCCTTATTGTGTGTTTTACAATAAGTATTTTATTAGTATCAGACACAATTTTGACTTTTGGTTTTCTTGTAAATATTTCTTCAGTGAGTGGTAGTTACAGAATTTTAGTGGTTATCCAATTTGCACAGAACTTTTTTCCATTCTATTAAGAAGTAGAGAAAAATTACAGCAGCACAACAGGATGCAGGAGAATGTACCTGGAGAGCTCAGTACGGTCCCTCCTCCAAgccatgtaaaaataaaaaaccctgcAGCTAATCCCCGACGAATGCGACGGATTATTGCTGAAGATCCTGAATGGAATCTAGCCATAGTTCCACACCTCACTGAGCTCTGCATCCAGCATATAATCAACAATTTTGAAAGTAAGCCATGTAGCTTTCCTATATAAAGTTGCTTGCTGAGGAAGTATTATTTAATACAGTTTGGAAATGTATCTGCTGTTGAGGGTCAGttggggaaaaaggaaattagATGGGATGACTCTGCAAAATGTCAAGCAGTTGTACCACAGATTAAATTGCTCCTGACATTGCTAGTTGACTCATTTAATTCATAATTTTGCCTAGTTTGAATAATTGCCATCTCTGCTGTAACACAGCATATGAATCCACAAGATAACTTAAAATTGGTTTAAGTTATTCCCTCTGCCTGAGAATGGCAGTTCTGTGAAGACAACTGAATATTCTTAATAATGTTCCCAGCATACTCACCAAATTGGCAAGAGTTTTTGGTGGAAGTCATACTAAAACAGCATATGCCTAGTCTAAGGGTCATATAGATAAATCAGTGAATAGCTCTCTACGTTCCCTTGTAATCCTAACTTCTTTCCAACCAGAGAATCCTATCTTGGAACACCTACTTCCTGATCACCAAAAGACAGTGCTAGAAAAGATCTCCACAAGCCTACCCCTTACTGTGACTGCCAATTTGATCAGTGATGAAGGCTACTGGAAACGGTGCTGCACTGAAAGATGGACAGTTTGTGATGTATCCATCTATGGAAACAGTTGGAAGCAGATGTTTTTTGAACGTCACTTGGAAAACATTTTGAAGTTCTACATTCCAGATACTACTAGTCCCAACCAAATTCTGGGTATCATTCCACTCTGCAAGGAGTATGTGAAAAAACTAGAGATTGACCAGTTTCTTCCACCAGTGGGGCTAGATCAAAAGAAGGAAGATGAAGATGTGTCTGATACTGAAAGTGATGCTGGAATAGATGAACCTTCTATGGACCATTTTGATTTGAGCCTGCTTGTTCCTGCACTCTGTCATCTTGAGGAGCTTCATCTTTCATATGGTGTTAAAGACTGTGGCATGAATTTTGAATGGAATCTTTTTGAATTCACTTATCGAGACTGTTGCTCACTGGCCAATGCTATTAAGAAATGTCCAACTCTGAAAGTAATTTTTCTAACACAGTTTTATAGTCTTCTGTAACCTTAAACATAAAATGAGAATTCCTCAAGATTGTAAACTACCCTGGATCGTGGCATGACACACTACTTCCATGGTATAAAGGAATGTAAAGCTGAAGTTGGGAAAGCTATGAAAGAACCATTaaagcagggaaggaaggaatgagctGTTAAGGAGGGAGCTGGAGAGGCAATTACAAGTCCAGAGACTGaagcaagcatgagaaagaaactcaaaataatcccgcttgattttgtttagtatgggaggggacagagagaaacttagacatgttttcaagattctgttgttatactctacaacagcctttctcaataGGGGTTCCACaaaaaattatgattaaaaaaaatattgctttttgaACTTTGCGTGCTGTGCAATACTAGCATTcacagtggtgggaatttttataGATTGTGACTCAGGTGCCAGCCTGTCCCTTTGCCGTTGTAAAtgtaaaatgtggattgtgtaggttagaagTGATTTGTTTCAtgaagttttcatattttttgtgatttttatgcatgggcttcctgagacctgaaaattatttcaaggattcctctaTGGTAAAAGGGttaagaaaggctgccctagGACAATAACATAGCATTCTTAgaatccctgcagtttcttgaCCACCttacctcagagggctgacatcaatcttgaaagcctctcccAAGTTTCTCTCCAGCTCCTCttatacaaaacaaaattaaggCAGCTGCTTTTTCATGCTTGCTTCAATCTCTGGACTGTATAACCACTTCTCCAAGTCTCTCCCTAatggcttcttccttccttcaccCCTTAACAGCTCTTTTGCATttaggtcagctctaaattcctttacacatGGCTGTAGAGCATCCTTGCACATTAACCCTGAAAATTCTTACTGGGAAATGAAATGCCCTGAAAATGTTAGAACAGAGGTATTGCAGCTATTCTATAACTTCATCCTCCTTCAGGAGGCCAATTCCACAGGTCTTTCCCAGTCTGCTAAGGATTATAAGAGAAGGATCTGTGAAACTGGATCCTTTGGTTCTGCTATAATGAACAAATGACATTTACATCATGCAGATTTCAATGGtatttacttccaaataaaactCAGACAAGATGAGAATTTAAGATTAGAGTTGCAGTGCTGGTGCAAGGCAACTTCTACTGTTTTACTTTAGCTGTGTTATCATGAATCTCCCCAAATAAAATCCAGATTAAATTGCAGAAAAGGAAGTTTTAAACCTTTCTTACATCGGAATGCCACCCCAATCCAATTTAAAGACaatataacttttttaaaaaaaatttaaacaaaacaacaaaaatgataaacTCAAACATTGATCTTCTATATTTCTTCTAAGGTTTGGCTCTAAGTATGTGTAGGGCAAAACTGCTGTTCTTGCAAAACTAGAGTGTGATACCCAGTGAGACTTTCCAGTTACATCCCCAAACTATCATAAGCAGTTA contains:
- the TCTE1 gene encoding dynein regulatory complex subunit 5 translates to MQENVPGELSTVPPPSHVKIKNPAANPRRMRRIIAEDPEWNLAIVPHLTELCIQHIINNFEKNPILEHLLPDHQKTVLEKISTSLPLTVTANLISDEGYWKRCCTERWTVCDVSIYGNSWKQMFFERHLENILKFYIPDTTSPNQILGIIPLCKEYVKKLEIDQFLPPVGLDQKKEDEDVSDTESDAGIDEPSMDHFDLSLLVPALCHLEELHLSYGVKDCGMNFEWNLFEFTYRDCCSLANAIKKCPTLKVFKLIRSKVDDDKARILIQHLLDHPSLVELNLSHNLIADRGARAIGKLINRSKMVTLNISDNRIRAQGAQSIAHALFKNSTLTSLNLRLNCIEDEGGQAICHALLGNSTLTTLHLGGNELSEPTATLFSQVLAQNTALTHINLSCNHIGLDGGKQLLEGMSDNKTVVEFDLRLAEVGQESEYLINQTLKANQELARLKNLHLSTTNN